A stretch of the Vidua chalybeata isolate OUT-0048 chromosome Z, bVidCha1 merged haplotype, whole genome shotgun sequence genome encodes the following:
- the TRMT10B gene encoding tRNA methyltransferase 10 homolog B — translation MEAGVAAGTGPAAAASEAEAAVVAEALRLLRIEPSAAGDPSAGRAGGEEGPCSRNALRKRRRWQRVLAARRGKRRQERQRRRARRAAADGDGPRPALGSGPAGPGPPSVRRGRVPAALATERLLEARAAGPRLCVDLGVGGSMSEKESGRLASQIRRLYGANRRAARPFWLCLTEFAAGTPIYEQCFRMNDGFAGYLMDTTPESYLDLFPLEAIVYLTPDSENVLEDIDPSKVYVLGGLVDESIHKQLTLRRAREQRLQTARLPIREFMVRAPNSRNYHSETLAINQVFDVLSTYYETRSWPAALRAGVSSGKGYVLPDTAEQVETAQRATAAQGSSLLRGEELHRQEAPA, via the exons ATGGAGGCCGGGGTGGCGGCGGGGAcgggcccggcggcggcggcgagcgAGGCGGAGGCGGCGGTGGTGGCCGAGGCGCTGCGGCTGCTGCGGATCGAGCCCTCGGCCGCGGGCGATCCcagcgcggggcgggcgggcggcgagGAGGGACCGTGCTCG AGGAACGCGCTGCGGAAGCGGCGGCGCTGGCAGCGGGTTCTCGCCGCCCGGCGCGGGAAGCGGCGGCAGGAGCGGCAGCGCCGCCGGGCACGGCGGGCAGCGGCGGATGGGGACGGCCCGAGACCGGCGCTCGgcagcggccccgccgggcccgggccgccGTCCGTCCGCCGCGGGAGGGTCCCGGCTGCCCTGGCCACGGAGCGGCTGCTGgaggcgcgggcggcggggccgcggctgTGCGTGGACCTCGGCGTGGGCGGCAGCATGTCCGAGAAG GAGAGTGGCCGCCTGGCCTCCCAGATCCGGAGGCTCTACGGGGCGAACCGCCGCGCCGCTCGGCCCTTCTGGCTGTGCCTGACGGAGTTCGCGGCGGGGACGCCGATCTACGAGCAGTGCTTCCGCATGAACGACGGCTTCGCTGGCTACCTG ATGGATACAACTCCAGAGAGTTACCTGGACCTGTTTCCTTTGGAGGCCATTGTTTATCTCACTCCTGACTCTGAGAACG TCCTTGAAGACATCGATCCCAGCAAGGTGTACGTGCTGGGAGGGCTGGTGGATGAGAGCATTCACAAG cagctgaccCTGCGGAGGGCACGGGAGCAGCGCCTGCAGACAGCCCGGCTGCCCATCCGCGAGTTCATGGTGAGAGCCCCCAACTCCAGGAACTACCACTCCGAGACGCTGGCCATCAACCAGG TCTTTGACGTCCTGTCCACCTACTACGAGACGCGGAGctggccagcagctctgagggctggagttTCTTCTGGAAAAGGCTACGTGCTACCGGACACAGCGGAACAGGTGGAAACAGCCCAGCGCGCCACTGCTGCCCAAGGAAGCTCTTTATTGCGTggtgaggagctgcacaggcaggaaGCACCAGCGTGA